Genomic segment of Ascochyta rabiei chromosome 15, complete sequence:
GACGGAAGCCTGTATCTACCTGGGCTGCGTGCTCGGCAGAGTTGATGAGGTTGTAAGCCCCCATTCTAGGAGTTGGGTCGGGGTAACGGCGCAAGGCCGGGGGGTTTCTTTTTTTTGATCGTGCTGTGTGCATCGTCGTGAGGATGTGTTTGGTTCCATTTTGTGCGAGTTGTTCGGGGAATGGCGAGGTTGTTGACGTAGCGGTCTTGTCCAAGGCCGGGCACAGGTTGATTGAAAGGCTGCTCGCACATTTGCCGCGCGATAAAGTGCAGTCGCGGACGCAGGAGAGAAGCTCGCGGCGCGTTACTCTCCTAGCTGGAGTGCCATCTTTTCCGCGGTTTCACCGTGTGCTGGAGCCATTCGCCGTGTTCTGCTGGAGCTCAGTACGCGACTTCACTCGTGCCGAAAACCTCGTCCCCTCCGCCTCTTAACAGGCCCAGACTCCCTCCTTTGCTAACAAACCTCCACGCTACTCTCACCCTCCCTCCCCCCTCTTCGACGCCAGGCACGCTCCCCGCATCGCACCCGCCAATCCATCCACTGAGTGCTGCTTGGAATGCTTGAGCGTCTTGTCTTGGTATGCGGATGTATGCGCTCCGGCTGTGGGTGTGCAGGATATCGATGGGTATAGCGGAGCCCGTGGCACCGAGGTAGGCCGTGAGAGGCTGGGAGAGGAGGGCAGAGACAGTGAGAGCGTCAATGCTGTGTGTTTCTAAAGAAGCGGTGGAGTTTGAGGGTTGTTGGACGGCTGTGCCTGGTGTGACGAGGATGAGGTGGAAGTAGGACCATGCTGGTTTGCGAAAAGTGGTTTGGTGGAGAGTGTGCGTCTCTTTCTCTTTGCGTCTGCGCTTCTTTGTATCTTGAGTTGACCGACTGCCGTCTTGTGTGTCTGCTGCTGGCGCATCCACCATCAAAGTGTCGGCATTGGCATCTACGTCTGGCGCGTTCGTGGGGTTGGAGGGCTCCATTGCAGCGGTCGGTGCTAGCAATACAGCTGTCGCGTTCTTTGTTCGCGGTACAGGTCCCATTGTGCCTGTTTCGTTATATGTAATCGAGATTGTGCGAGCGTAAGAGCAGCCCAAATTAGAGCTTGAAGCTCTGACACGAACTTTTGACCGGAGTTTGCTAGCGTGTTTCCTTATCGCCGTGCTGCTACGGAGACGGGTCATGTTCACGAACAATTCGTTTTCAGTATGTGAGCTACGTTACACTTGGAGGACGACTAGTTTCGTAGACAGAATACTATTCGAGAGGCAATTATCTCCTTGTTGCTAAGAACTATCAAATGGACTGCAGCTTCAGCCCAAGTGTGTGGGGACGCAGCTATTGCCAACCAGCCAGAAATGCGAGAGGCGACAGTCGGAGAATGCAATGATATGTTCATCATGTCGGGTATTATATCGAGCCATGTCTAGCTCCACCGAGAACACCTAGAATCTTCAAGTATGAGCTCATCGTCAAAAAGAGATGACGGGAGTGATGAATGTAGTGCAGGGTCAATACGCTGCGCTAGATAGGCAGCTGCAGTGTATCACTTGCTTTCGCCGCGGTGACTCTCACCGCCCTGCGGCGCTGGCATGGCGCTCAGGTCGGCATTGAAGTCGTGATGCCAAGTGAATTCTAGCGGGCCTTTTGGCAGATTCTGGTTCAAGCTCTCGAGAAGATCTTGCAATTGCCCGGTgactattaaaagagctggGAGGCGGCTGAGGAGCACCTTGTTGGTGGGTGTAAGGAACTTGTCGAGCATTTCGTCGAACTCGATACGAATCGTTGTCAAAGCTTGTTCAAGGCTTTCCACTTGCTCACAGACCGCTCTAATTTTGCCGTTTTGAAGCTCTTCGAATCGACGGTTCATAGACTTTGCAATAGAGTTGTTTGCTTCAACGAGATCTTTATGCACTGTGCCAGCTTTGGCCGCCAACTCGTTGCGAGCTCTGCGTTCCTCTTTGAGTGCGGCTGTAACCTCAGCTTGCAAGGTACCCATCGACTGCTGCAACACCGCAACGGACTCTGTTGTAGCGAAGGGCGTGCTGCCTGATCTGAGCGCGTGCATAGATGTTTGCAGGCCGCTAACTGTCCTTGATAAACCTTCGGTTTGCCATTGTGCTTTTGCTATTGCTTCTTTCATTGTTGTCAGCTCCTCATTAGTTTTTGCCAGCGTTTCCGGAGAGCCATTTGAACCCGAGGGGGATCTCACAAGGGCTTGAAGCTGTGGTCCAACCCGCGCAAGGGCGTTTAATATTTGGATAGAACGCGGGTCCCAGTTAGTCTGGTTCGCGAGGTCACGTAATTGTGCGACCTCTTGCTGTAGACCAGCGAACTTTTGAACCAAGTTGGCGGGAGTTGAAGGGTATTGTTGCAGGAACCAGTGGACCATCTTTGCGTGTAGATCGTCCGTTGTTATGTTATTGTACTGGTCCTGCAGGTTCCGTACAGCAGCTTTCACAGTATCGATCGCCTGTGTTGCGCTTGTAGTGTCCAGTTTGTACGCCAATTGCTGCTTCAAATCTTGGACAACTATGTCTCGGTACTCTGCCTCGTTTTTGACGGCATTCTGCAGAAGTGTCAAGGCCTGCTCAAAGTCTGCCAGCTGTGTGGCTGTTAGACCAGGAGCTGATGACCCGATTTGCTGTGTCGCGACTTGTTCCTCCAACTTGCTCAAAGACTCGGAATTGTGTGTTATGCATTGGCTCAGTGTTTCCAATTGCTGTGTAACCGCATTTCTGAAAGGATCGAAATTTTGGTCGAAAATAGAGACGAATTTGGAACGGCACAGCTCAATATCTCGTGTGTTATTGTGAGCCTGTTCTTCCATTCGGGCGATGTCGTCTTGAACCTCATCGATGATCTGGGCCAGTCCAGTCTCACCGTTGATACGATTTTCGACTGACTGGAGTCTTAGCTGTATGTCATGGACATCATACGAAAAAGGGGTACGAGCGACATGATTGTCTTCGACGTTAAAATTTGGCACTATGGCCTGTCTTGAAGCCGTCTCAAGCTTCGTGACGCGGTCCTTGATTTTGTTTTGTTCCTTAGACAGCTTCATCTGCTCAGATTCGAGGGACTTGACTTGGTTGACTATCCTCTCTGAGGCTGACACACGATCATCGAAGATATCCACGCGATTCGCAAGGCCCTGAGTATCTTCTCCAAGGCTGCTGACAATGGTCTTCATATCTTCGAGTCTCTTGCTCAAGGAGTCGGTAGGATTAGCAAGATCGTCCACCTTAGTGCAAAGTCTTTGCTGCTCGTTGTAGAGGCGCTCTTGCTCTTTTCGACGTAATCTTGATTCTTCTTCCTGGTTCTCAATTCGCTGTAGAATAGTGGTTTGATTTGCGCTTGTGTAAGCTCTCTTGATTGGCCCGATGTAGTCACAGATGTCATCAGAGAGATTGTCATTAAATGTATGCAAGTCTTTCAGACCACCCTCGAGAGTAGTCACCTTCTTTTCCGTTTTGTCAACGTTGCTGTTGATGTCTGTGACTTTGGTTTGTAATATCCACAGCTGTCCGGGTAGATTGCGCTTGTCAAGATCGTCACATACTCTCTGGTTAGCTTCCAGTTTCTTGGACATGCTTTCAAGCGTCTTGGTATGCTCTGTCCGGAAAGCGTCCAATTTTTTAATCTCTGGCTGTAATGCTGTCTTGATCGTGTCCTCGACCACATCGGGCTTCATGGCTTGTTGTTGTTCCTTAACACCCTTGATGTCTTCCTTAATGCTGGCTAGGTCGGTCTGAACAGTAGGTTTTGAGCTCTCAAGAGCACTAAGTCGACGTGCAATATCATCTGACGGCACCGTTGGTGCTGCTGCGCGATCTTGTCTCTCGAATTGTGCTTTAAGCGCTGCCAGCTGAGCTGGCAGAGTCTTGAACTCTTCCACTTGATTCTCCAGTTTCTTGACGCGGGTTTGGAGATTCGCTTCGCCCAGCTGCACGAGTCTCAGCTGCACCTTGAGCGTTCTGACCTCTATCGCAGCTGTACCAGCTGTACCTTGGGATACATTCGTTGCGTTGAGTACCTTTCTTGATCGTAAGAAGTTCAGAGTGTCGATGTTCAAAGATTCTCTAATGGTACTATAGCTCGTCGGCAATTCCTGAGTGACGGGTAAAATAGAAGGTACCTCCGGCGCAGCTTGCATTGGTGTATTGGACCCACTGCCATGACTTATCGGCGAGATGGTGTGTAGTGGGCTGCGGCCTATGCTGGCTGTTCGAGGGCTCGCTGTTGTCGCATCACTCTGAGGCTTTTCAAAACTGTGGGATACATTGCGGTTGCTGTTTGGCCTGTTCTGGTCAACGCGGCGTTCACGTGCTGCATATGATGTAGATCCAGGCCACGCATTAGCTGGTAAACCAGCAGCAGAGTTTTTCCTGGAGTATGGGGGGCTGGGAAGATTCCTAGAGGATGCTGTGTTTGCGTACTGTAGTGCTTTTGTTAGTTTTGGTAACCTCCCTCGTAGGACTGCTCGCACCCTGTCTGCAATGGAAGACTGCTCTGATTGGCGCCTCCTTTGACTCGGAGGACTATTGCCTCGTGACCGCGTCGCGGTAGGCCTCTTCCGCCCGTCCATAGATTTTCCTACCCCGGCAAACGAGTGTGCTATCAGCACTATCAGATGGGATCTGCGAAGTTATTGTTAGCAAAACCAAAGGTGTTACAACGGGCTAGTGGTCCGGTGGAACAGCGAACATTCGCAGTTGTCCCCACTAGCATACATGCACGTGAGGAATTACAGGAAAAATCTACAGAACTGTTTGCTGATTGTAAAAAGGGTTCCGTGTGCATGTT
This window contains:
- a CDS encoding Ribonuclease P yields the protein MGPVPRTKNATAVLLAPTAAMEPSNPTNAPDVDANADTLMVDAPAADTQDGSRSTQDTKKRRRKEKETHTLHQTTFRKPAWSYFHLILVTPGTAVQQPSNSTASLETHSIDALTVSALLSQPLTAYLGATGSAIPIDILHTHSRSAYIRIPRQDAQAFQAALSGWIGGCDAGSVPGVEEGGGRVRVAWRFVSKGGSLGLLRGGGDEVFGTSEVAY